The nucleotide window TGTCCCCTTCACCGTATAATTGTTTACAGTTATATCGTATTTCGGATTAAAATCCTTTAAATGATTCATCGTTATGCCCGATACTGCATAAATAAGAATCACTCCCATAAAGAAAAAGGATAGATGAAAATGAACCGTCCTGCAATACTGTCGGAACAAATTCCCTATCCGTAATCTGCTTGTTATTTCTTTATCCATATATTGATTATTTCTGAAATAAAGAGTTGGTGTTTAGAAGGCTCGTTGTTATAAGATTCTTCCATAATTTTCTCTTTATAAGGTTGAGTCAAATTTGTATAGTCCATCTCTTGAACGAACATTTTCTTACATTCTATAATCATTCGAGCCTCTTCAAAACTCATTAGTCCGGAAGGGGTTTCCAATGGGGTCAACCCTGCTTCTGACACTTTATCAGTATCTCGTCCCGATTTTGTTCCACAAATCCGAAGTGCTCCCCGATATTCTTCTGTAAAAAAACTGAGTGTAAAACTTTCTTCTCGTTGCAAAAATTGATAAGTATGCCTTGAATCACGAACTACAATAAAAGTAGATGGTCTGCTCCACATATAGCCAACCCCTCCCCACGCTGCTGTCATTGTGTTATAAGAACTTTTATTTCCTGCTGTCACCAGCATCCATTGCTTACCTATTAAGTCTATTACGTTATCAGGAAGGTCGGTTGCTTCCATCCGGTCATAATGAGATTGCCAACCTGTGGTACTCGTGCTGTCTTCATTCTGTGTGAAGACTACTTTGTCTGATTTTTTACTGTTTTCCATACATGAAGTAATTAAAAATATACCTAAAATCATTGGAAATAATGTTATCTTTTTCATTTTCTGCTATTTAGTTAATGATTATTTTGCAAAGGTAGGCGGAAATAGGATTGAAATACTTGTATTCACATTATATTATTTTGTATATTTACGCTATGAGAAAGTGCAGCCAGTTTGAATCATTAAAGATTATAGATGTAATTGAGGAAGAATATTCTTGCGAATTACATGCCCAAGATCATTTTGAAATCATCTATATTCATTATGGGTGTGGGGACCATTTTTTTAATGAAGTTACAATTCCATATGAAAAAGGGGATTTATTTCTGCTTGCACCCGGTGACCGCCATTATTTCACAGTAAAAACTGTAACGCGCTTTACCTATATTAAATTTACTTCAAGCTATTTTGAGACTTATGACCGCTCCCATAAGTCCTTTTCACGAGAAATAACTCCAACTTCCATCATGGAAATTCAATGGCTGAAAGAAGACAAGATAACGGTGAGTGAACCTTGCCAGACTATATTGAAGAATATTTTTGAGAATATTATCCTATATAATTCAACGATTAACGTACTTCGTTCGTCTATTGTGTATTATCATATTCTTTCCATTTTCGGAATGATAAAAGAATACATTGAGAACCGAAATATTGAATTAAAAAAGAAAACTCCAACTAATGCTCATATAGCAGCATACATTCAAGAGAATATATCTAACCGTGACTGTATTTCCATCCATATGATTGCTAATCATTTTAATATTTCGCCATCTTATTTCAGTACTTATTTCAAGCGGAATTTCGAGATAAGTTATAAAGAATATATCGAAAAGATGCAATTACAACTCATCAAGCGCAGATTAGAAACCGGAGAAATCAAGTTGAAAGAAATTGCGGATGAATTTGGTTTTACAGATGTAAGCCATTTATCCAAATTCTTTAAAAGGCATGAAGGTATTAATCCTTCTGCTTATAAAAACGTAGGAAAATAGGAGATTGTATCCCAAGTAAATAGAATGATATTTCATGTTGTTGAACTTTATGTATCTTACTATAGGTATTTTATAAGATTGTTAAGTTGTAAAATTCATTCGCA belongs to Culturomica massiliensis and includes:
- a CDS encoding AraC family transcriptional regulator, encoding MRKCSQFESLKIIDVIEEEYSCELHAQDHFEIIYIHYGCGDHFFNEVTIPYEKGDLFLLAPGDRHYFTVKTVTRFTYIKFTSSYFETYDRSHKSFSREITPTSIMEIQWLKEDKITVSEPCQTILKNIFENIILYNSTINVLRSSIVYYHILSIFGMIKEYIENRNIELKKKTPTNAHIAAYIQENISNRDCISIHMIANHFNISPSYFSTYFKRNFEISYKEYIEKMQLQLIKRRLETGEIKLKEIADEFGFTDVSHLSKFFKRHEGINPSAYKNVGK
- a CDS encoding flavin reductase family protein — translated: MKKITLFPMILGIFLITSCMENSKKSDKVVFTQNEDSTSTTGWQSHYDRMEATDLPDNVIDLIGKQWMLVTAGNKSSYNTMTAAWGGVGYMWSRPSTFIVVRDSRHTYQFLQREESFTLSFFTEEYRGALRICGTKSGRDTDKVSEAGLTPLETPSGLMSFEEARMIIECKKMFVQEMDYTNLTQPYKEKIMEESYNNEPSKHQLFISEIINIWIKK